The proteins below come from a single Roseiflexus sp. RS-1 genomic window:
- a CDS encoding winged helix-turn-helix domain-containing protein, translating to MQSGPVPILVIRRQDAATIQIEWDRPILTLGRDPANDIVIDHPLASRRHARLERDESGYLIRDLDSTNGTYVNGERIEGVQTLHNQDRIWIADAEIVFNDPEATQKGPLPLEILKRVRSHEEALRVDSRAKEVYIHGKLLDPPLTVKEFQLLELLYTHKGQVLSKDEIARNVWDYEVYDYNAIDALVYRLRQRIESDPGNPRFVVTVRGFGYKLVTQPDQ from the coding sequence ATGCAGTCGGGACCTGTACCGATCCTGGTTATCAGGCGTCAGGATGCTGCAACCATTCAGATCGAATGGGATCGTCCGATCCTCACGCTGGGTCGTGACCCGGCAAATGATATTGTGATCGATCACCCGCTCGCATCGCGCCGCCATGCGCGTCTTGAGCGTGATGAAAGCGGATATCTGATCCGCGACCTTGATAGCACAAATGGAACCTATGTCAATGGCGAGCGTATTGAGGGCGTCCAGACGTTGCACAACCAGGATCGCATCTGGATCGCCGATGCTGAGATTGTGTTCAACGACCCCGAAGCGACCCAGAAAGGTCCACTGCCGCTAGAGATTCTTAAGCGGGTACGCTCGCACGAAGAGGCGCTGCGCGTCGATAGTCGCGCCAAGGAGGTCTATATTCACGGCAAACTCCTCGATCCGCCGCTGACGGTGAAGGAGTTCCAGTTGCTCGAATTGCTCTACACCCATAAAGGTCAGGTGTTGAGCAAGGACGAGATCGCCAGGAATGTGTGGGATTATGAAGTGTACGATTACAATGCCATCGATGCGCTGGTCTACCGCCTGCGCCAGCGGATCGAATCCGATCCCGGCAATCCGCGCTTTGTTGTGACCGTCCGTGGGTTCGGGTATAAACTGGTCACTCAGCCAGACCAGTGA
- a CDS encoding serine/threonine-protein kinase codes for MTRLIGQHLGRYLVQEEIGRGGMARVYRAFDTSLKRTVALKVLAPHLALDPEFERRFEREAITVANLRHPNIVTVYDIGEANGLRYIAMEYVRGRTLHAIIRERGALGLAIAISIIAPVADALDHAHAQGAVHRDVKPHNILIDIEGRVLLTDFGIAQAPDGERLTRTGIFMGTPEYISPEQASAQRVDGRSDLYSLAIVTYEMITGVVPFSGATPQLIMAHVQSPPPPPSSIAPQEPPELDLVLARALAKRPEQRFGSGAAFVEALRIVARRHNVAPALQQEIADLALPRAVPHRAAPSSATINGPAVRPVSGRVDQVVSLRGDQTPIGAPPQRPPLRFTPDRGVSSGTSLRPLPEQRGIRWSIVAPMSAGVIVVALIAALFGAGVFGASGQAQPAPPPVTVMLTETPPLPPTWTPAPSPTFTPTPAPTDTPTPEPPTPVPPTQAPVFVPPPPPPPPPPPPPTATPEPPTETPTETPTDTPEPPTATPTQATPSATGTPEATSTVTATAGTATPTATPGATATPTPGATTTPGSDLTPTVTVTPTSGVTPTVTTGSATTGTPPADVTASPTPSSTPEASPTVPSPSPEASPTASPPPG; via the coding sequence ATGACCCGTCTCATCGGTCAACACCTTGGTCGCTATCTGGTGCAGGAAGAGATCGGGCGCGGCGGCATGGCGCGCGTCTATCGCGCTTTCGACACCTCGCTGAAGCGCACCGTTGCGCTCAAGGTCCTGGCGCCGCATCTCGCGCTCGACCCGGAGTTCGAGCGGCGTTTTGAACGCGAAGCGATAACAGTTGCCAACCTCCGCCACCCCAACATCGTTACCGTGTACGACATCGGTGAAGCGAATGGTTTACGCTACATCGCAATGGAATATGTGCGCGGGCGAACGTTGCACGCGATCATCCGCGAGCGTGGCGCTCTGGGGCTGGCAATCGCTATCAGCATTATCGCTCCGGTCGCCGATGCGCTCGACCATGCGCATGCCCAGGGAGCGGTGCATCGCGATGTCAAGCCGCACAACATCCTGATCGATATTGAAGGGCGCGTGCTGCTGACCGACTTCGGCATTGCGCAGGCGCCGGATGGCGAGCGTCTCACGCGCACCGGCATTTTTATGGGAACGCCGGAGTATATTTCGCCGGAACAGGCGTCGGCGCAGCGCGTCGATGGACGGAGCGACCTCTATTCGCTGGCAATTGTCACCTATGAGATGATCACCGGCGTTGTGCCCTTCTCCGGCGCAACGCCGCAGTTGATCATGGCGCATGTGCAATCGCCGCCGCCGCCCCCCTCGTCGATTGCGCCCCAGGAGCCGCCGGAACTCGATCTGGTGCTGGCGCGCGCGCTTGCGAAGCGCCCCGAACAGCGTTTTGGCAGTGGCGCGGCGTTTGTCGAAGCATTGCGGATCGTTGCCCGACGTCATAACGTTGCACCCGCGTTGCAGCAGGAAATCGCCGATCTGGCACTGCCACGCGCTGTTCCGCACCGCGCGGCGCCGTCGTCGGCAACCATCAACGGTCCGGCTGTGCGCCCGGTATCCGGCAGGGTGGATCAGGTTGTGTCACTGCGAGGCGATCAGACGCCGATCGGCGCTCCGCCCCAACGTCCGCCGCTCCGTTTCACCCCGGATCGCGGCGTATCATCAGGGACGTCGTTGCGTCCTCTGCCCGAACAACGTGGCATCCGCTGGTCAATCGTCGCTCCAATGAGCGCCGGGGTTATCGTTGTGGCGCTGATCGCAGCGCTCTTTGGCGCAGGGGTGTTCGGCGCTTCCGGGCAGGCGCAACCTGCTCCGCCGCCGGTGACGGTCATGCTGACCGAAACGCCGCCGCTGCCGCCAACCTGGACGCCAGCGCCCTCGCCCACCTTTACGCCAACACCGGCGCCAACCGATACCCCCACGCCGGAACCGCCAACTCCTGTACCGCCAACCCAGGCGCCGGTGTTCGTGCCTCCGCCGCCACCCCCGCCCCCGCCCCCGCCTCCGCCGACGGCAACCCCCGAACCGCCGACGGAGACGCCAACGGAGACGCCGACGGATACTCCTGAACCACCAACGGCGACACCGACACAGGCGACACCATCGGCAACCGGTACGCCCGAAGCGACGTCGACGGTCACTGCCACAGCGGGCACTGCCACGCCAACGGCGACGCCTGGCGCTACCGCAACTCCGACTCCCGGCGCAACGACAACGCCGGGTTCAGATCTCACGCCGACCGTCACGGTTACGCCAACATCCGGTGTCACGCCGACCGTCACGACTGGTTCGGCGACTACCGGGACGCCGCCAGCGGACGTCACTGCTTCGCCAACACCTTCGTCCACGCCGGAAGCATCGCCGACCGTTCCTTCGCCTTCGCCGGAAGCATCGCCAACCGCTTCACCGCCACCCGGTTGA
- the mfd gene encoding transcription-repair coupling factor, whose translation MSVTTCATVLAEITAIAPVQDLIATLHAHRGARLHIAPTPGAARTPLVAAFTLQGVAPLLYLVGTTDAALRAHEDLRQWIGTDRVFLFPASDALPYEHMSTGADILTARLRVLHRLAAFNAGDVDVAPFVIVAPVKALMQPSLTPDELRDASVRLERGMAYALDDLIERLIAMGYRYAPTVEEPGEVNRRGGIIDVFSPGDDLPLRIEFFGDEIDSLRRFDPLTQRSEAQIRAAIIGPPHEFPLWRRDVALERMRAIDTSMLRHEALDEWLQAFDHIRNGERFEGRALFAPFFRDNPQAPGTLLHHLPPGAPVVLSEALLLAQHATELDQQAETRRRQQIDAGELPAAFPRPYLRWHELMALAEAHTLVNLSNNEHPFWDVLLSDPAPLPPSFSFGEQNGNPAPLTDTRNVHPSEDRFRVHLLPERLFAPAELFGGQIRRLVDDVVERLRAGERVVLITPQAARLQELVTEALQRDASDGVENVVSGLTVLHGTLDEGFRMPALNLTLYSDTEIFGWRQRRIIADRRRRHDRRAEDRAAFLRGLKPGDYVVHIEHGIAVYEGLIRRSVGGIERDYLNLRYAEGDRLYVPVDQIDRVSRYIGAGDVEPQLTRLGTQDWERAKRKARAAVQDLAEELITLYAQRQLAEGHAFSPDTEWQRELEASFPYVETPDQLKAIIDVKRDMEQPQPMDRLVCGDVGFGKTEVALRAAFKAVQDGKQVAVLAPTTVLVQQHYDTFSRRMAAFPVRIDMISRFRSAKEQSEIVQRLARGEIDIIIGTHRLLSKDVVFKDLGLLVIDEEQRFGVRHKERIKQLRTNVDVLTLTATPIPRTLHMALAGIRDLSIIDTPPEDRIPIKTYVLPYDERLIREAILRELDRGGQVYFVHNRVQSIYYVADRLRRLVPEARIAVGHGQLEEHQLERVMLDFFTGRDDVLVCTTIIESGLDVPNANTIIIDDATNFGLAQLYQLRGRVGRSTQRAYAYLFYKSERPSTPEAQERLRAIQEATELGAGFRIAMRDLEIRGAGNLLGAEQSGHIAAVGFDLYSRLLEQAVRTLKQRLIATNFITGTDAMRTSPGAPAQPSDGQTPPPARSSVPSRRPAVRVDEKVLISPLVTLDLPLDAYLPVDYIPDDRVRLAVYQRMAEAQTPEAVRDLRQELRDRFGELPEPADQLLIWLRIKALALAAGVTSVVTTDAEFIIRLPEGNDQARSRLERRFARARGIRIGPQFVRLDRRVHNAGGDPAWIEVMCDVLAVLGEGKTVEGQGVER comes from the coding sequence ATGTCAGTGACCACCTGTGCTACTGTGCTTGCAGAAATCACCGCCATTGCGCCAGTGCAGGACCTGATTGCAACGCTGCACGCTCATCGGGGGGCGCGCCTGCATATCGCGCCGACGCCAGGCGCAGCGCGGACGCCGCTGGTTGCCGCCTTTACCCTCCAGGGCGTTGCGCCGCTGCTGTACCTTGTGGGCACAACCGATGCGGCGCTGCGCGCGCATGAAGATCTGCGGCAGTGGATCGGCACAGATCGGGTATTCCTGTTTCCGGCGAGCGATGCGCTTCCGTATGAGCATATGTCAACCGGCGCCGACATTCTGACGGCGCGGTTGCGTGTGCTGCATCGCCTGGCGGCGTTCAACGCCGGCGATGTGGATGTGGCGCCGTTCGTGATCGTCGCTCCGGTCAAAGCGTTGATGCAGCCATCGCTGACGCCCGATGAACTGCGCGATGCCAGTGTGCGCCTGGAGCGGGGCATGGCGTATGCGCTCGATGATCTGATCGAACGGTTGATCGCTATGGGGTATCGGTACGCGCCGACGGTCGAGGAGCCGGGCGAAGTCAACCGGCGCGGCGGCATCATCGATGTGTTTTCGCCGGGGGATGATCTTCCGCTGCGGATTGAGTTCTTTGGCGATGAGATCGATAGTCTGCGGCGGTTCGATCCGCTGACGCAGCGCAGCGAGGCGCAGATCCGCGCTGCGATCATCGGTCCGCCGCACGAGTTCCCGCTGTGGCGACGCGATGTTGCGCTGGAACGAATGCGCGCTATCGATACGTCGATGCTGCGGCACGAAGCGCTCGATGAGTGGTTGCAGGCGTTCGATCACATCAGGAATGGGGAGCGCTTCGAGGGGCGCGCGCTGTTTGCACCATTCTTCCGCGATAACCCGCAGGCGCCGGGTACACTGCTGCACCATCTGCCGCCAGGGGCGCCGGTGGTTCTCAGCGAGGCGCTGCTGCTGGCGCAGCACGCAACCGAACTTGATCAGCAGGCGGAAACGCGCCGCCGTCAGCAGATCGATGCTGGCGAATTGCCAGCAGCCTTCCCGCGCCCCTATCTCCGCTGGCACGAACTGATGGCTCTGGCGGAAGCGCACACGCTGGTGAATCTCAGCAACAACGAACATCCGTTCTGGGATGTACTGCTGTCCGATCCTGCACCGCTTCCACCATCCTTTTCATTCGGGGAACAGAACGGCAATCCTGCGCCATTGACCGACACCCGCAACGTACACCCCTCCGAAGACCGCTTCCGGGTTCATCTCCTGCCAGAACGCCTGTTTGCGCCTGCCGAACTGTTCGGCGGACAGATCCGGCGATTGGTTGACGATGTCGTCGAGCGACTGCGCGCCGGTGAGCGGGTGGTTCTCATCACGCCTCAGGCGGCGCGGTTGCAGGAACTCGTCACAGAAGCGTTGCAGCGCGATGCATCGGATGGTGTGGAGAACGTTGTATCCGGGTTGACTGTTCTCCACGGTACGCTTGACGAAGGCTTCCGTATGCCAGCGCTCAACCTGACCCTCTACAGCGACACCGAGATTTTCGGTTGGCGGCAGCGACGCATCATTGCCGATCGTCGCCGTCGCCATGATCGCCGCGCAGAAGACCGCGCCGCCTTTCTGCGCGGATTGAAACCGGGCGATTATGTGGTGCATATCGAGCATGGCATTGCCGTCTATGAAGGATTGATACGACGAAGCGTCGGCGGCATCGAGCGCGACTACCTGAATCTGCGGTATGCCGAAGGCGACCGGCTCTACGTGCCGGTCGATCAGATCGATCGCGTGTCGCGCTACATTGGCGCGGGCGATGTCGAACCGCAACTCACCCGCCTGGGCACGCAGGACTGGGAACGCGCCAAGCGCAAGGCGCGCGCGGCTGTGCAGGATCTGGCGGAAGAGTTGATCACCCTCTATGCGCAACGTCAACTGGCGGAGGGGCACGCCTTCAGCCCGGATACCGAATGGCAACGCGAACTCGAAGCCAGTTTCCCCTATGTCGAAACGCCCGACCAGCTCAAAGCGATCATCGATGTCAAACGCGATATGGAGCAGCCGCAACCGATGGATCGTCTGGTCTGCGGCGATGTCGGGTTTGGTAAGACGGAAGTGGCGCTGCGGGCGGCGTTCAAAGCGGTGCAGGACGGTAAACAGGTGGCAGTGCTGGCGCCAACCACCGTGCTGGTGCAGCAGCACTACGACACCTTCAGCCGGCGCATGGCGGCATTCCCGGTCAGGATCGATATGATTTCCCGCTTTCGTTCGGCAAAGGAGCAGAGCGAGATTGTCCAGCGCCTGGCGCGCGGCGAAATCGACATCATTATCGGCACCCACCGTCTGCTCTCGAAAGATGTGGTCTTCAAAGACCTGGGACTGCTGGTGATCGACGAGGAGCAGCGCTTCGGCGTGCGCCACAAAGAGCGTATCAAACAGTTGCGCACCAATGTGGATGTTCTGACCCTGACGGCAACGCCGATCCCGCGCACGCTCCACATGGCGCTGGCAGGCATCCGCGATCTCAGCATCATCGATACGCCGCCGGAGGACCGTATTCCGATCAAAACCTACGTGTTGCCCTACGACGAACGCCTGATCCGTGAAGCCATTCTGCGTGAACTCGACCGCGGCGGACAGGTCTACTTCGTGCACAATCGGGTGCAGAGCATCTACTATGTTGCCGACCGGCTGCGCCGGTTAGTGCCGGAAGCCCGGATTGCCGTCGGGCACGGGCAACTTGAGGAACATCAACTGGAACGGGTGATGCTCGACTTTTTCACCGGCAGAGATGATGTGCTGGTCTGCACGACGATCATCGAGAGCGGATTGGACGTGCCCAACGCCAACACGATTATCATCGACGACGCCACCAATTTTGGTCTGGCGCAGTTGTACCAGTTGCGCGGTCGGGTCGGGCGGAGCACCCAGCGCGCCTATGCATATCTATTCTACAAGTCGGAACGTCCTTCGACGCCGGAGGCGCAGGAGCGATTACGGGCAATTCAGGAAGCGACCGAACTCGGCGCAGGGTTCCGTATCGCCATGCGCGATCTTGAGATTCGCGGCGCAGGAAACCTGCTGGGTGCTGAGCAGAGCGGACATATCGCCGCAGTTGGCTTTGATCTCTACTCGCGTCTGCTTGAGCAGGCGGTGCGCACGCTGAAACAGCGGTTGATCGCAACGAACTTTATCACCGGCACAGACGCAATGCGCACATCCCCAGGCGCGCCAGCGCAACCTTCCGACGGGCAGACGCCGCCGCCTGCACGTTCGTCCGTTCCCTCCAGACGACCGGCGGTACGGGTGGATGAAAAGGTGCTGATCTCGCCGCTGGTCACGCTCGATCTCCCGCTCGACGCTTACCTGCCGGTCGATTACATTCCTGATGATCGGGTGCGGCTGGCGGTGTACCAGCGTATGGCGGAAGCGCAAACGCCAGAAGCAGTGCGCGACCTGCGCCAGGAACTGCGTGACCGGTTCGGAGAACTGCCAGAGCCAGCAGATCAACTGCTGATCTGGTTGCGCATCAAGGCGCTGGCGCTGGCTGCCGGTGTGACATCGGTCGTCACCACCGATGCCGAGTTTATCATTCGCCTGCCGGAAGGGAACGATCAGGCGCGATCAAGACTGGAGCGGCGCTTCGCCCGCGCCAGAGGCATACGTATCGGACCGCAGTTTGTGCGTCTTGACCGGCGTGTGCATAACGCAGGCGGCGATCCGGCGTGGATCGAGGTTATGTGTGATGTGCTGGCGGTATTGGGGGAAGGGAAGACGGTTGAAGGTCAGGGGGTTGAACGTTGA
- the tig gene encoding trigger factor has protein sequence MKVTTEKKPRSILELTVELDKQQIEKALDRAARRMSQKYNIPGFRKGKAPRFIVENYFGREALLEEASDDLIQKAFQDALKQEGIEPYAQAHLTDVNLTEAPYRFTVEVPVAPTVVLPDYRAIHVPLEIEEVTDETVNHAMEIRRDRHVVLRALDEPRPAQPGDQLTVQIETFVDGEPLNPRAEGEDIPQSTLVLDPERIVPGLYEALVGVSPNTMVDVTVRMSDDHENERVRGRDVRFVVNVLDVQERLLPEWDELPALENFEGTLDELREKTRNELIEAARKNAEDDVFVEYVRQVIAATTFDLPDALIVREADSILREREAEFERYGISAEQIYAAQGKKRDDLIEELKPVAEERAKRGLVLREIAKAEGLAPDESEIAREVEDIVASMEEERRDSARTLLETELRPFVVAGIVDRKLRRRILAIATGDPSFEQAASPEAASEPESADGGEAQTVDTHIDSAPVDDVSTKQAASPEAASEPESADGGEAQTVDTHINSAPVDDVSTETPIVSQEENGESVENQSVVDVATPEARTE, from the coding sequence GTGAAGGTCACAACCGAAAAGAAACCGCGCAGCATTCTCGAACTCACCGTTGAACTGGACAAACAACAGATCGAGAAGGCGCTGGATCGCGCGGCACGGCGCATGTCGCAAAAATACAACATCCCTGGCTTTCGTAAAGGCAAAGCGCCTCGTTTCATCGTTGAAAACTACTTCGGTCGAGAAGCGCTGCTCGAAGAGGCGTCCGACGACCTGATCCAGAAGGCGTTCCAGGATGCGCTCAAGCAGGAAGGGATCGAGCCGTATGCCCAGGCGCACCTGACCGATGTCAACCTGACCGAAGCGCCGTACCGTTTTACCGTTGAAGTACCGGTCGCGCCAACCGTTGTTTTGCCCGATTATCGCGCCATCCACGTGCCGCTCGAAATCGAAGAGGTGACCGACGAAACGGTTAATCACGCGATGGAGATCCGCCGTGACCGGCATGTCGTGTTGCGGGCGCTCGATGAACCTCGCCCGGCGCAGCCCGGCGATCAGTTGACCGTTCAGATTGAAACATTTGTGGACGGTGAGCCGCTCAATCCACGCGCCGAGGGCGAGGATATACCACAGTCCACCCTGGTGCTCGATCCTGAGCGCATCGTGCCCGGCCTGTACGAAGCGTTGGTTGGCGTATCGCCCAACACTATGGTGGATGTGACCGTCCGCATGTCGGATGACCACGAAAACGAACGGGTTCGCGGCAGGGACGTGCGCTTCGTTGTCAACGTACTGGATGTTCAGGAGCGACTTCTGCCGGAATGGGATGAACTGCCTGCGCTGGAAAACTTTGAGGGCACGCTTGACGAACTGCGCGAAAAAACCCGCAATGAACTGATCGAGGCGGCGCGCAAGAATGCCGAGGATGATGTGTTTGTCGAGTATGTGCGTCAGGTAATCGCCGCAACCACCTTCGATCTGCCCGATGCCCTGATTGTTCGGGAGGCGGACAGCATCCTGCGCGAGCGCGAGGCAGAGTTCGAGCGATACGGCATCAGTGCCGAGCAGATCTACGCAGCGCAGGGGAAGAAGCGCGACGACCTGATCGAGGAGTTGAAACCGGTTGCTGAAGAACGCGCCAAACGCGGCCTGGTATTGCGCGAGATCGCAAAAGCCGAAGGTCTTGCGCCGGACGAATCAGAGATTGCGCGCGAGGTTGAAGACATTGTCGCAAGTATGGAGGAGGAGCGGCGTGACAGTGCGCGCACCCTGCTGGAAACAGAGTTGCGTCCCTTCGTCGTAGCCGGGATTGTTGATCGCAAACTGCGGCGTCGCATTCTTGCCATTGCAACCGGCGATCCGTCGTTTGAGCAGGCAGCGTCCCCCGAAGCCGCCAGCGAGCCGGAGAGCGCTGACGGTGGTGAGGCGCAAACGGTTGATACGCATATCGATAGCGCGCCTGTCGATGACGTTTCCACTAAGCAGGCAGCGTCCCCCGAAGCCGCCAGCGAGCCAGAGAGCGCTGACGGTGGTGAGGCGCAAACGGTTGATACGCATATCAATAGCGCACCTGTCGATGACGTTTCCACTGAGACGCCCATCGTGTCGCAGGAAGAGAACGGAGAGTCGGTCGAGAACCAGAGCGTCGTCGATGTGGCGACGCCCGAAGCAAGAACGGAGTAA
- a CDS encoding ATP-dependent Clp protease proteolytic subunit, giving the protein MGIWQTNHRIDWTSPRVDALIPMVVESTNRGERAYDIYSRLLKERVILLGTPIDDQIANLIVAQLLFLEHEDPDRDIWLYINSPGGSITAGLAIYDTMQVIRPDVATVCVGMAGSMATPILAGGAKGKRYSLPHSTIHMHPAGGGARGYAPDVEIMARELLREQQLIRELLAKDTGQPLERIARDFDRDLFMDPQQAKEYGIIDEILTREDLPAAGERR; this is encoded by the coding sequence ATGGGCATCTGGCAAACGAATCATCGGATTGACTGGACGTCGCCGCGCGTGGATGCACTCATCCCGATGGTGGTCGAGAGCACCAATCGCGGCGAGCGCGCATACGATATCTACTCACGGTTGCTGAAAGAGCGCGTGATTCTGCTTGGTACGCCGATCGATGATCAGATCGCCAACCTGATCGTCGCGCAGTTGCTGTTCCTCGAACACGAAGACCCGGATCGCGATATCTGGCTCTACATCAACAGCCCCGGCGGTTCGATCACGGCCGGTCTGGCGATCTACGACACCATGCAGGTCATTCGCCCCGATGTGGCGACGGTTTGCGTCGGCATGGCGGGCAGCATGGCGACGCCGATCCTGGCTGGCGGCGCGAAAGGCAAGCGCTACAGCCTGCCGCATTCGACGATCCATATGCATCCGGCGGGTGGCGGTGCGCGCGGTTACGCGCCCGACGTCGAGATTATGGCGCGCGAGTTGCTGCGCGAGCAACAGTTGATCCGCGAACTGCTGGCGAAGGATACCGGTCAGCCGCTCGAACGCATCGCGCGCGACTTCGACCGCGACCTGTTCATGGATCCGCAACAGGCAAAAGAGTATGGTATCATCGACGAGATTTTGACCCGTGAAGATCTGCCGGCTGCCGGCGAGCGCCGCTGA